A portion of the Anthonomus grandis grandis chromosome 19, icAntGran1.3, whole genome shotgun sequence genome contains these proteins:
- the LOC126747315 gene encoding uncharacterized protein LOC126747315, with amino-acid sequence MAFLGKRALLYFAVATVLLSMFTPEVEGRRNVLRGRKTVTRRYLTPMAIPAWAIIILVGVGQLVIGAVIYVILKKTIVDTETSASYSVAPLSDA; translated from the exons ATGGCTTTTTTAGGGAAAAGGGCGCTTTTATACTTCGCAGTAGCAacag ttctATTGTCAATGTTCACCCCAGAGGTGGAGGGCAGGAGAAACGTCTTAAGGGGCAGAAAGACGGTCACCAGAAGATACTTAA CTCCTATGGCCATCCCAGCGTGGGCCATAATAATCCTAGTAGGCGTGGGACAGCTTGTCATAGGAGCTGTCATCTACGTCATACTGAAAAAAACCATCGTAGACACGGAAACGTCGGCGTCTTACTCTGTTGCACCCCTTAGTGACGCATAA
- the LOC126747308 gene encoding uncharacterized protein LOC126747308 isoform X4, translating to MSRRHDSENEDDPEPFQSSGEEWDVEEEKKTARRKSGRVTRKPKRAKMDESGSEEADEDEEDEGRFFEEEQAKKKKKPGPKKGARPTPKKQQKVLNESDLSNDGNSNVSQEERKGVSGNESDSSKTGGNNVNVQARGVHRKFIPKTIYSEDYATGSFVIAKKDAQGGDPAKHPVIWRIDGKALLQKYEAFDEDEKVRHKNTSIYTGWSPLDKDLYAPITVDVIRHNNNNLTVEVQWDKLKVINDNDSD from the exons ATGAGTAGGAGACATGATTCGGAGAACGAGGACGACCCGGAGCCCTTTCAGAGCTCTGGCGAGGAGTGGGACGTCGAG GAAGAAAAAAAGACAGCAAGACGAAAGTCTGGACGAGTGACGCGTAAACCAAAGAGGGCGAAGATGGACGAGAGCGGTAGCGAGGAGGCGGACGAGGACGAGGAAGACGAAGGACGATTCTTTGAGGAGGAGCAGgcgaaaaagaagaagaagccCGGGCCGAAAAAGGGGGCGAGGCCCACCCCGAAGAAGCAGCAAAAA GTTCTTAACGAGAGCGACCTCTCGAACGACGGGAACTCGAACGTGTCCCAGGAGGAGCGCAAGGGGGTTTCCGGGAACGAGTCGGACTCCTCTAAAACCGGCGGGAACAACGTGAACGTTCAGGCGAGGGGCGTTCACCGGAAGTTCATTCCGAAGACGATTTACTCGGAAGATTACGCT acgGGGTCGTTTGTTATTGCGAAAAAAGACGCGCAGGGTGGGGATCCCGCCAAACATCCGGTCATATGGCGGATCGACGGCAAAGCCCTGCTGCAAAAGTACGAGGCGTTCGACGAGGATGAGAAAGTGAGACACAAAAACACCTCGATC tACACCGGGTGGTCGCCCTTAGACAAGGATCTCTACGCCCCGATCACCGTTGACGTCATCAGGCACAACAACAACAATTTGACGGTCGAGGTTCAGTGGGACAAGCTCAAGGTCATCAATGACAATGACAGCGATTAA
- the LOC126747308 gene encoding uncharacterized protein LOC126747308 isoform X3: MSRRHDSENEDDPEPFQSSGEEWDVEEEKKTARRKSGRVTRKPKRAKMDESGSEEADEDEEDEGRFFEEEQAKKKKKPGPKKGARPTPKKQQKVLNESDLSNDGNSNVSQEERKGVSGNESDSSKTGGNNVNVQARGVHRKFIPKTIYSEDYATGSFVIAKKDAQGGDPAKHPVIWRIDGKALLQKYEAFDEDEKVRHKNTSIYTGWSPLDKDLYAPITVDVIRHNNNNLTVEVQWDKLKVINDNDSD, from the exons ATGAGTAGGAGACATGATTCGGAGAACGAGGACGACCCGGAGCCCTTTCAGAGCTCTGGCGAGGAGTGGGACGTCGAG GAAGAAAAAAAGACAGCAAGACGAAAGTCTGGACGAGTGACGCGTAAACCAAAGAGGGCGAAGATGGACGAGAGCGGTAGCGAGGAGGCGGACGAGGACGAGGAAGACGAAGGACGATTCTTTGAGGAGGAGCAGgcgaaaaagaagaagaagccCGGGCCGAAAAAGGGGGCGAGGCCCACCCCGAAGAAGCAGCAAAAA GTTCTTAACGAGAGCGACCTCTCGAACGACGGGAACTCGAACGTGTCCCAGGAGGAGCGCAAGGGGGTTTCCGGGAACGAGTCGGACTCCTCTAAAACCGGCGGGAACAACGTGAACGTTCAGGCGAGGGGCGTTCACCGGAAGTTCATTCCGAAGACGATTTACTCGGAAGATTACGCT acgGGGTCGTTTGTTATTGCGAAAAAAGACGCGCAGGGTGGGGATCCCGCCAAACATCCGGTCATATGGCGGATCGACGGCAAAGCCCTGCTGCAAAAGTACGAGGCGTTCGACGAGGATGAGAAAGTGAGACACAAAAACACCTCGATC tACACCGGGTGGTCGCCCTTAGACAAGGATCTCTACGCCCCGATCACCGTTGACGTCATCAGGCACAACAACAACAATTTGACGGTCGAGGTCCAGTGGGACAAGCTCAAGGTCATCAATGACAATGACAGCGATTAA
- the LOC126747308 gene encoding uncharacterized protein LOC126747308 isoform X2, producing the protein MSRRHDSENEDDPEPFQSSGEEWDVEEEKKTARRKSGRVTRKPKRAKMDESGSEEADEDEEDEGRFFEEEQAKKKKKPGPKKGARPTPKKQQKVLNESDLSNDGNSNVSQEERKGVSGNESDSSKTGGNNVNVQARGVHRKFIPKTIYSEDYATGSFVIAKKDAQGGDPAKHPVIWRIDGKALLQKYEAFDEDEKVRHKNTSIYTGWSPLDKDLYAPITVDVIRHNNNNLTVEVQWDKLKVINDNDSD; encoded by the exons ATGAGTAGGAGACATGATTCGGAGAACGAGGACGACCCGGAGCCCTTTCAGAGCTCTGGCGAGGAGTGGGACGTCGAG GAAGAAAAAAAGACAGCAAGACGAAAGTCTGGACGAGTGACGCGTAAACCAAAGAGGGCGAAGATGGACGAGAGCGGTAGCGAGGAGGCGGACGAGGACGAGGAAGACGAAGGACGATTCTTTGAGGAGGAGCAGgcgaaaaagaagaagaagccCGGGCCGAAAAAGGGGGCGAGGCCCACCCCGAAGAAGCAGCAAAAA GTTCTTAACGAGAGCGACCTCTCGAACGACGGGAACTCGAACGTGTCCCAGGAGGAGCGCAAGGGGGTTTCCGGGAACGAGTCGGACTCCTCTAAAACCGGCGGGAACAACGTGAACGTTCAGGCGAGGGGCGTTCACCGGAAGTTCATTCCGAAGACGATTTACTCGGAAGATTACGCT acgGGGTCGTTTGTTATTGCGAAAAAAGACGCGCAGGGTGGGGATCCCGCCAAACATCCGGTCATATGGCGGATCGACGGCAAAGCCCTGCTGCAAAAGTACGAGGCGTTCGACGAGGATGAGAAAGTGAGACACAAAAACACCTCGATC tACACCGGGTGGTCGCCTTTAGACAAGGATCTCTACGCCCCGATCACCGTTGACGTCATCAGGCACAACAACAACAATTTGACGGTCGAG GTCCAGTGGGACAAGCTCAAGGTCATCAATGACAATGACAGCGATTAA
- the LOC126747308 gene encoding uncharacterized protein LOC126747308 isoform X1: protein MSRRHDSENEDDPEPFQSSGEEWDVEEEKKTARRKSGRVTRKPKRAKMDESGSEEADEDEEDEGRFFEEEQAKKKKKPGPKKGARPTPKKQQKVLNESDLSNDGNSNVSQEERKGVSGNESDSSKTGGNNVNVQARGVHRKFIPKTIYSEDYATGSFVIAKKDAQGGDPAKHPVIWRIDGKALLQKYEAFDEDEKVRHKNTSIYTGWSPLDKDLYAPITVDVIRHNNNNLTVEVQWDKLKVINDNDSD, encoded by the exons ATGAGTAGGAGACATGATTCGGAGAACGAGGACGACCCGGAGCCCTTTCAGAGCTCTGGCGAGGAGTGGGACGTCGAG GAAGAAAAAAAGACAGCAAGACGAAAGTCTGGACGAGTGACGCGTAAACCAAAGAGGGCGAAGATGGACGAGAGCGGTAGCGAGGAGGCGGACGAGGACGAGGAAGACGAAGGACGATTCTTTGAGGAGGAGCAGgcgaaaaagaagaagaagccCGGGCCGAAAAAGGGGGCGAGGCCCACCCCGAAGAAGCAGCAAAAA GTTCTTAACGAGAGCGACCTCTCGAACGACGGGAACTCGAACGTGTCCCAGGAGGAGCGCAAGGGGGTTTCCGGGAACGAGTCGGACTCCTCTAAAACCGGCGGGAACAACGTGAACGTTCAGGCGAGGGGCGTTCACCGGAAGTTCATTCCGAAGACGATTTACTCGGAAGATTACGCT acgGGGTCGTTTGTTATTGCGAAAAAAGACGCGCAGGGTGGGGATCCCGCCAAACATCCGGTCATATGGCGGATCGACGGCAAAGCCCTGCTGCAAAAGTACGAGGCGTTCGACGAGGATGAGAAAGTGAGACACAAAAACACCTCGATC tACACCGGGTGGTCGCCTTTAGACAAGGATCTCTACGCCCCGATCACCGTTGACGTCATCAGGCACAACAACAACAATTTGACGGTCGAGGTCCAGTGGGACAAGCTCAAGGTCATCAATGACAATGACAGCGATTAA